The following is a genomic window from Dehalogenimonas sp. 4OHTPN.
GGATCGAAGTCGTCGTAATTGGATATCCGGGGGCTGCGGATGACCGCGATTTCCAGGTCGGCGTTGGATTGGCGGTTGCGCCGCTCATCGAGATATACAGAGTCCTCCTGTGCCAGCAAAATGTCACGGTAGTAAGGCACCACCCCCAGGACCGGTAAGCCTGTACGCTTCTCAAGGAAATCATTGGCGTCTTTAATCAGGCTGACATCGCCGCGGAATTTGTTGATGATGAAGCCCTTGACCAGTTTGCGTTCATCTTCATCGAGGAGTTCCAGCGTTCCGACAAGGAAGGCATAGACGCCGCCGCGGTCGATGTCGCCGCACAGCAGCACCGGAGCCTCGGCCAGCTTGGCGATGCGCATGTTGGCAATCTCACGAGGTTTGAGGTTGATTTCCGCCGGTGAGCCGGCTCCTTCGATAACCACGATATCGTATTTTTGTCTCAGGTAATTCAGGGATTCTTCTACTTTTTCCAGCAGGAAAGAAGTGTGCTGGTAATAATCCTTGGCTGAGGTAGTTTGATAGACCTTGCCGTGAAGCACGATCTGTGACCTTGAGTTAGCCTCAGGTTTAAGGAGCACCGGATTCATATGTATGCTGGGGGCGATGCCGGAAGCCTCGGCCTGCATCGCCTGAGCGCGGCCGATCTCGCCTCCTTCCGGGGTCACAAAAGCGTTCAGCGCCATATTTTGCGATTTGAAGGGAGCCACGCGGTAGCCGTCCTGTTTGAAGATCCGGCACAGCGCGGCGACCAGGACGCTTTTACCGACATTGGACGAGGTACCCTGTACCATGATGACTTTGGCGCGGTTGATCGATGCGTTCGTTTCCATGTCAGGTATTATAACAACTGGATTGTTTCTGGGCTATCTGAAACGCCCGTCTTCGGGTTTGCTTTACAAAGCGGCACCCCGAAGTTAAAATATCTTCGTTCATGCGGGTGTAACTCAGTTGGTAGAGTGCCTGCCTTCCAAGTAGGTTGTCGCGGGTTCGAGTCCCGTCACCCGCTCAGTACATTGTATTGTGACCAGTGAATATTGCCGCTAAAGGCTGGCGTTTTCCGTTTACCCAGTTCCCCATTTTTTCAGGGGCGTTCGTGGCGTGTGTATTAAGTACAGGCGTGGCTTGATTGGATAATTACGCTCTTTTCCTTCTTGACGAGACTGGCTTTATAGAGTGCAACCAGAAAGCCGAAGAACTCTTCGGGGCAGTCCGGGAAGAGCTTATCGGCCGCACCCCCAGCGATTATTCGCCTCAAAGGCAGCCTGACGGACGACTGTCTCGGGACAAAGCCCAGGAGAAAATACGCGCCGCTATGGACGGCGCTCCCCAATTGTTTGAGTGGAAGCATCTCAAAGCCGATGGCGCGTGCATTGACACCGAGATCAGTCTGAATCGCATCGGGGACGGCGACCGGCGGATAGTCATGGCGATTGTCCGGGATATCAGCGATTTGAAAAGAGCCGAAGAGTCACGTCTTGAATCGGAGCAGATGTTCCGTTCCATCGTTGAGAACTCCCATTCCGGCATTTTTACAGTTGATGAAGCATTTACCATCACCTACGCCAATGATATGGTCAGCTTATTGCTCGGACTTCCTAATGACCGGATAGTCGGACGTGATTTCCGGGAGTTTCTCGATGAAGAGAGCGCAAATCTCGTGGTTGACAACTACCTGCGCCGCCAGCGGGGTGAAAGCTTGCCTGCAAGATATGAATTCAATATCGTCACCGCATCCGGTGACAGACGCCGGGTCGAAATCAGTTCGAACATGATCCGCGATACCGCCGGCCGCCTGAAGACCGTGGGTCAGGTCCTGGATGTGACCGACCGTCACCGCGCTGAGGATGCTCTCAAGCGGGCGCAGGAAGACCTGGAATCAAGAGTAATCATACGTACCCGCGAGCTCCAGCACGCTAATGCCCGTCTGGAAGCCGAGATTTCCAGGCGAGAGCAAATTGAACAGGCTCTGCGGCGGAAAGAACTTAAATACCGGCACCTGGTGGATAGCGGGAATGCTATTATCCTGGAACTGGATACCGCGGGCCGGATAATTTTCTTCAACCATTTCGCCGAACGCTTTTTTGGATACACTGAATCCGAAGTCATCGGCAAGAGCGTTGTCGGCACGATCGTACCGGCTAAGGATTCAGCTGACGCCGATCTTGAAGCCATGATCCGTGACATCATCCATCGGCCTGAAGACTACCGTCTCAATGAAAACGAAAATATGAAGAAAAATGGCGACCGGGTTTGGGTGGTATGGACCAATCAGCCTGTTTATGATGAAGCCGGGAATCTAAAGGAAATACTTTGCCTGGGCATCGACAGGACAGAACAAAAAAAGATTGAAGATACCCTGGCAGTTCAAACGCGGCTGCAAGCCGCCATGGAGGAACGGGCCAGATTGGCACGCGACTTGCATGATGCCGTAAGCCAGACCCTTTTTTCGACCAGTATCATCGCCGAGGTGTTGCCCCGAATCTGGGACAGAAACCCGGATGAAGGTTTTCGCCGGCTTGAAGAGGTACGGCAGCTGACCCGAGGCGCCCTGGCTGAGATGAGGACGCTGCTCTTCGAGCTTCGCCCGGCGGCTTTAGCCGAAGCAGAATTGCCCCAACTCCTGACCCAACTCGGCGAATCGGTGACCGGCAGGGCGAGATTGCCGGTCAATGTCTCTGTAACGGGCGGCTGCGAGCTGCCGCCCGAGGTGAAAATCGCCCTCTACCGCATCGCCCAGGAAGCCCTCAATAACGTCGTCAAACATTCGGGCGCGACGCTGGCTGAAGTCACGTTGTGCTGCCAGGGCAGCGGCATCGCCCTGTCCGTAACTGATAACGGGAACGGTTTTGACGCCGCAGCCGAACCCCAGGGCCGTTTAGGCTTAAGCATCATGAAAGAACGCGCCGCGAATGTAAACGCCGGGATTACCATTGATAGTTCTCCCGGGAAAGGCACCGAGGTTACGGTGACCTGGCCGATGAACACCCTGGATAACCCGTCCGGTGACCCTCACAAAAACAACTAAAACTATCCTTTTGGCTAGGGTAAATCCCTCCATTCGCCCGATGCCGCCATGCCGGCTTTGGGGTATCATAATGGTAAGGCCTACTGTTACCTGAAAGGCAGCTGCATGCATTTTGTGATCGCTGACCGACAGCATAGCACCAGGTCCGCGTTGAAGCTGTTTCTGGGACAATACCCGGGGCTGGAATTTACCGGCGAATCCGGAGACATTGAAGGGACTATCAAACTCTCCGCGCAGCCGGGTGTCGGTTTGGTTCTGGTCGAATGGGAAATACTTGGACCCAACCAGAAGGAAAGCATCGCCAAAATTAAAGTTCCCCGGAATCCGGCGGTGTTGGTTCTTGGCTGTTGCCTGCAGCGCAGCCTGCCGCTTGAAGCCGGCGCCGATTTCTATATTTCCAAGACGGATAAGCCGGACCGGCTGGCCTCAGTAATCCACCAGATTCAATCACAAGCCAGGCAATAGGTTTAATCCGGTCCGGTTACGCCATGTGCGCTGCGCTTGCATATTTATTGAGCGTCGCGTACTATCCGCCATAGGATACTGACGGCATGATGACCAAGCGTGATCGTATCAAAGCTTCAATCGAGGGCAAGGCGGTAGACCGCAGCCCGGTAGGCTTCTGGAGGCATTGGCCGGGTGATGACCAGTCCCCCGGTTCCCTCGCAGGTGTCGCTCTGGCGTTTCAACGCCGCTACGACCTGGATTTCATAAAACTCCCGGTGTCATCTGTTTATTGCGTAGAGGACTACGGCATCACCCATGCCTACAAAGGCAGCATCATGGGCGACCGTGAATACCTGTCGCGTGTCATCGTTAATGCCGGTGACTGGCTGAAGCTGGAGCCTCTGGACATTAACCGCGGCACTTATGGATGGCATCTTGAAGCGTTGAAGTCTTTGATCCGTGATAATGATGAAAACACTCCGGTTATCGTGACCATGTTTCATCCCCTGGC
Proteins encoded in this region:
- a CDS encoding PAS domain S-box protein; this encodes MDNYALFLLDETGFIECNQKAEELFGAVREELIGRTPSDYSPQRQPDGRLSRDKAQEKIRAAMDGAPQLFEWKHLKADGACIDTEISLNRIGDGDRRIVMAIVRDISDLKRAEESRLESEQMFRSIVENSHSGIFTVDEAFTITYANDMVSLLLGLPNDRIVGRDFREFLDEESANLVVDNYLRRQRGESLPARYEFNIVTASGDRRRVEISSNMIRDTAGRLKTVGQVLDVTDRHRAEDALKRAQEDLESRVIIRTRELQHANARLEAEISRREQIEQALRRKELKYRHLVDSGNAIILELDTAGRIIFFNHFAERFFGYTESEVIGKSVVGTIVPAKDSADADLEAMIRDIIHRPEDYRLNENENMKKNGDRVWVVWTNQPVYDEAGNLKEILCLGIDRTEQKKIEDTLAVQTRLQAAMEERARLARDLHDAVSQTLFSTSIIAEVLPRIWDRNPDEGFRRLEEVRQLTRGALAEMRTLLFELRPAALAEAELPQLLTQLGESVTGRARLPVNVSVTGGCELPPEVKIALYRIAQEALNNVVKHSGATLAEVTLCCQGSGIALSVTDNGNGFDAAAEPQGRLGLSIMKERAANVNAGITIDSSPGKGTEVTVTWPMNTLDNPSGDPHKNN
- a CDS encoding cobyric acid synthase, coding for METNASINRAKVIMVQGTSSNVGKSVLVAALCRIFKQDGYRVAPFKSQNMALNAFVTPEGGEIGRAQAMQAEASGIAPSIHMNPVLLKPEANSRSQIVLHGKVYQTTSAKDYYQHTSFLLEKVEESLNYLRQKYDIVVIEGAGSPAEINLKPREIANMRIAKLAEAPVLLCGDIDRGGVYAFLVGTLELLDEDERKLVKGFIINKFRGDVSLIKDANDFLEKRTGLPVLGVVPYYRDILLAQEDSVYLDERRNRQSNADLEIAVIRSPRISNYDDFDPLEEDGANLRYISRPEELGDPDLIIIPGSKTTVPDLLAITQSGVAGAVVRKARAGTPVFGACGGYQMLGRLIHDPDHVESDRDTVEGLGLMEAETTFAREKATTQVKGVITEDRGLLAGLKGEAIYGYEIHMGRTESCHRPFQITQTQKGPADYADGSINESGTVIGSYIHGIFQSHGFRRGLLNNLRRRKGIPERTYDAPLDKEKHYDALADLVRNSLDIRAVYRILEQGAGS